The following proteins are co-located in the Lentibacillus sp. JNUCC-1 genome:
- a CDS encoding adenosylcobinamide amidohydrolase yields the protein MIEMKHVSGGYGSEPVVKDITFEIKSQEFFGIIGPNGSGKTTLAKLMSALLPVQSGTIHAAGKALEDYSAKELARLMAVLPQHSSQTFSYTVYETVSLGRYAHQKGLFGSFTAEDEQIVQEVMQQTGISVYQDAKLDQLSGGERQRVYLAQALAQNPSILLLDEPTNHLDLAYQKDLLDLLKRWTKEKELTVIAIFHDLNLAGLYCDRLLLLEKGYDYVCDTPDEVLKKERLERVYETTIEKNPHPKVPKPQIMLVPELLPDQIETERVDARRLEREDDMMLLTSETPLKTMSSSVIGAGMGWYKNFINRRVPANYDCTDHKAEMEEFIAHKGLDPNDTAGMMTAVNLEDAAEVFLEGDGFSIYVVVTAGSGTALDVTRGEQHAEITRPGTINTWVFVNGYVLDEAFIQAIVTATEAKTKALQRLSITDPYSGTSATGTATDSFLIAATQQGDVLQFAGPITPLGILIAKGVYTCTLKALDSYQKRNNGGI from the coding sequence ATGATCGAAATGAAGCACGTTTCAGGTGGTTACGGGAGCGAACCAGTTGTAAAAGATATTACATTTGAAATAAAGTCTCAAGAGTTCTTTGGTATTATTGGCCCGAATGGCAGTGGCAAAACAACGCTTGCCAAGCTGATGAGCGCTTTGCTCCCTGTGCAATCAGGTACGATTCATGCAGCGGGAAAGGCACTTGAAGACTATTCCGCGAAAGAACTTGCCCGTTTGATGGCTGTGCTCCCGCAGCACAGTTCACAAACCTTTAGCTATACGGTCTATGAAACAGTTTCACTTGGCCGCTATGCCCATCAAAAAGGACTTTTTGGTTCTTTTACGGCGGAAGACGAACAAATTGTCCAGGAAGTCATGCAGCAGACAGGGATCTCAGTTTATCAGGATGCCAAACTTGATCAACTATCAGGTGGGGAACGACAGCGCGTTTATCTTGCCCAGGCTCTCGCTCAAAATCCAAGTATATTGCTTCTGGATGAGCCAACCAATCACCTGGATCTTGCCTATCAAAAAGATTTACTTGACTTGCTGAAACGCTGGACAAAAGAAAAAGAGCTCACGGTTATTGCTATTTTCCATGATCTGAATTTGGCTGGTTTATATTGCGATCGGCTTCTTTTACTGGAAAAAGGGTATGATTACGTTTGTGATACGCCGGATGAAGTATTAAAAAAAGAGCGTCTTGAACGCGTTTATGAAACGACTATTGAAAAAAACCCACATCCTAAAGTTCCTAAGCCTCAAATTATGCTTGTCCCCGAACTGCTGCCAGATCAAATTGAAACGGAAAGGGTAGACGCTCGTCGGTTGGAGCGTGAAGATGATATGATGCTTCTCACTAGTGAAACCCCTCTTAAGACCATGTCTTCAAGTGTGATTGGTGCGGGTATGGGATGGTACAAAAATTTCATCAATCGCCGTGTGCCAGCCAATTATGATTGTACTGATCATAAAGCGGAAATGGAGGAATTTATCGCTCACAAAGGGCTCGATCCCAATGATACAGCAGGTATGATGACTGCGGTGAACCTGGAAGATGCGGCTGAGGTGTTTTTGGAGGGGGATGGATTCTCAATTTATGTCGTTGTAACAGCAGGTTCTGGAACAGCACTGGACGTTACCAGGGGAGAACAGCATGCTGAGATCACAAGGCCTGGCACCATAAATACATGGGTGTTTGTGAATGGTTATGTTCTTGATGAAGCATTTATTCAAGCGATTGTTACAGCAACAGAAGCCAAAACAAAAGCCCTGCAGAGGTTAAGCATTACAGATCCTTACAGCGGGACTTCCGCTACAGGTACCGCAACAGACAGTTTTTTAATCGCAGCAACCCAGCAAGGGGATGTATTGCAGTTTGCTGGTCCAATTACGCCACTTGGAATCCTCATTGCCAAAGGCGTATATACTTGTACCCTTAAAGCGCTCGACAGCTACCAAAAAAGAAATAACGGTGGCATATAA
- a CDS encoding ABC transporter substrate-binding protein: MKKLHLFLLSLLVMVGLMAGCGSDDNQQNANNNAADQNNTEQTEDNGNDEEEAAFPFTIEDASGEEVTVEAEPERIVSLIPSNTEIAFALGLDEEIVGVSDHDNYPEAVAEKEKVGGMELNIEAILALDPDLVLAEVGNPEEAVKQLRDSGITVLVMPTGENFEEVYENIKTIGQATGQAEEANKIVINMQEELDTLKEKAEQIEEEDRKSVFIETSPSPEIYTGGKGTFYSELLDVINADNAAGEEEGWVMLDQEAIIALNPDVIITTYGDYVEEPIAEVKGRDGWDDVTAVQNDAIYDVNTDLVSRPGPRLVEGAKILGESIYPDVFKD, encoded by the coding sequence GTGAAGAAGTTACATTTATTTTTATTATCGTTACTTGTTATGGTTGGTTTAATGGCTGGTTGTGGTTCGGATGATAATCAGCAAAATGCGAACAATAATGCTGCAGATCAAAATAATACGGAGCAAACAGAAGATAATGGCAATGATGAAGAAGAGGCAGCGTTTCCGTTTACGATAGAAGATGCCTCAGGAGAAGAAGTGACGGTTGAAGCAGAGCCGGAACGTATTGTATCACTGATTCCAAGTAACACTGAAATCGCATTTGCTTTGGGACTTGATGAAGAAATTGTTGGGGTTTCAGACCATGACAATTACCCTGAAGCTGTCGCTGAAAAAGAAAAAGTCGGTGGCATGGAATTGAATATAGAAGCCATTCTTGCTCTTGACCCTGATTTGGTCCTCGCCGAAGTCGGCAATCCTGAAGAGGCTGTTAAACAACTGAGAGATTCCGGTATAACAGTACTTGTGATGCCAACAGGAGAAAATTTTGAAGAGGTCTATGAAAACATTAAAACGATTGGACAAGCTACAGGCCAGGCTGAAGAGGCCAATAAAATTGTCATTAATATGCAAGAAGAGCTAGATACTTTGAAAGAAAAAGCTGAGCAAATTGAAGAAGAAGATCGCAAAAGCGTCTTTATTGAAACTTCACCATCACCTGAAATTTATACGGGTGGAAAAGGAACATTTTACAGCGAACTTCTTGATGTGATCAACGCTGATAATGCTGCAGGAGAAGAAGAAGGCTGGGTTATGCTCGATCAAGAAGCGATCATCGCCCTTAATCCAGACGTGATTATCACCACATATGGCGATTATGTTGAAGAACCGATTGCCGAAGTGAAAGGACGCGACGGTTGGGACGATGTAACTGCTGTACAAAACGATGCGATTTACGATGTGAATACAGATCTTGTCAGCCGCCCGGGACCACGGTTGGTTGAAGGGGCGAAAATTCTTGGTGAATCTATCTATCCTGACGTTTTCAAAGACTAA
- a CDS encoding glutathione ABC transporter substrate-binding protein, with the protein MKSRRHVWFISLLAVLGLILSACAGDGEPDTAEDSTSSNEKGEGGDLVISIGADVVSLSTQGSNDIPSGNVAVNLYETLTTMDDNQEIQPGLAKDWEEVDDTTWDFHLKEDIKFHDGAEFNAEAVKKTFDRLMDDEIGSPRAFLLKAVESVEVKDDYTVRINLEYPYAPLLANLSHIGTAIMSPEVIEKDYAQMEEGGDVDAYINKHPAGTGPFKFKEWVPGDKVVITKNGDYWGEPAKLDTATFQVVSEQSTRLAQLDTGEADVADAIGPNNVSRMENTEGVHLLQEPSVSLSYIGFNVQKEPFDDVKVRKAVSMAINKESIIEGVYNGVGIPAKGPLPPNVFGYDDSLDGFDYDLEKAKELLAEAGYEDGFKTTIWTNDNEQRVDTAITVQSQLKEIGIEVQIEELEWGAYLERTANGEHDMFVLGWVVGTMDADYGLYPLFHSDSLGGPGNRTFLQNEEIDELLAEARRETDSDKRKELYSQAQEKLIELSPMVYLTHKEYLLGVSDSLKDFGIDALGYYEIKDAYIE; encoded by the coding sequence ATGAAGTCACGCAGACATGTATGGTTCATTAGTCTCCTGGCGGTGCTTGGATTAATTCTGAGCGCATGTGCCGGCGACGGAGAACCTGACACCGCAGAAGACAGCACATCATCCAATGAAAAAGGAGAAGGTGGCGATCTCGTTATCTCTATCGGCGCAGATGTTGTTTCGCTGTCCACTCAAGGATCTAACGACATCCCCTCTGGTAATGTGGCCGTCAATCTTTATGAAACGCTAACAACCATGGACGACAACCAGGAAATTCAGCCGGGTCTGGCGAAAGACTGGGAAGAAGTGGATGACACTACATGGGATTTTCACTTGAAAGAAGACATTAAATTCCACGATGGCGCCGAATTTAACGCAGAGGCAGTTAAAAAGACATTCGACCGCTTGATGGATGATGAAATTGGCTCACCGCGCGCTTTCCTCTTAAAAGCAGTGGAAAGTGTTGAAGTAAAAGATGACTATACCGTTCGCATTAACCTTGAATACCCTTATGCACCGCTACTTGCCAACCTTTCACATATAGGCACAGCAATTATGAGTCCAGAAGTCATTGAAAAAGATTATGCTCAAATGGAAGAAGGCGGGGATGTAGACGCCTATATTAACAAGCACCCTGCCGGAACAGGACCTTTCAAATTTAAAGAATGGGTACCGGGAGACAAAGTGGTGATCACCAAAAATGGAGATTATTGGGGAGAGCCTGCTAAACTTGACACAGCTACATTCCAAGTTGTTTCAGAACAAAGCACACGCCTGGCTCAGCTTGATACAGGGGAAGCAGATGTAGCAGATGCCATTGGTCCGAACAATGTTTCCCGTATGGAAAACACGGAAGGCGTACATTTGCTGCAAGAACCAAGTGTATCGTTGTCATATATCGGTTTTAACGTTCAAAAAGAACCATTCGACGATGTGAAGGTACGAAAGGCTGTTTCTATGGCGATTAACAAAGAGTCGATCATTGAAGGTGTCTACAATGGGGTAGGTATTCCTGCAAAAGGGCCGCTACCGCCAAATGTATTCGGTTATGATGACTCATTGGATGGTTTTGATTATGATCTTGAAAAGGCGAAAGAACTCCTTGCAGAAGCTGGTTATGAAGATGGATTCAAAACGACGATCTGGACAAACGACAATGAGCAACGTGTAGATACGGCCATAACGGTCCAATCTCAACTGAAAGAAATTGGAATTGAGGTTCAGATTGAAGAACTGGAATGGGGCGCTTATTTAGAACGAACAGCAAACGGCGAGCATGATATGTTTGTGCTCGGCTGGGTTGTCGGAACGATGGATGCGGATTATGGGCTTTATCCACTGTTCCACTCCGATTCATTAGGCGGTCCGGGCAACCGTACATTCTTGCAAAATGAAGAAATAGATGAATTGTTAGCCGAGGCGAGACGTGAAACAGATTCTGATAAACGTAAAGAACTGTACTCACAAGCCCAAGAAAAACTGATCGAACTGTCACCAATGGTATATCTTACTCACAAAGAATATTTACTTGGTGTGAGTGATTCGCTTAAAGACTTCGGGATCGATGCTCTAGGATATTATGAAATCAAGGACGCTTATATCGAATAA
- a CDS encoding ATP-binding protein: protein MSIKEQLPETIQTLLKDYHQTKSDAYHELIREEGYVPPKENMLTDAIIALSMGKNILLKGPTGSGKTRFADTLSHLFNQPMFSINASVDLDAESLLGFKTLAYEGDKQVIEFVPGPVTNAMKHGTFLYIDEVNMARPETLPLINGVLDYRRTITNPFTQEIITAENGFGVIAAINEGYVGTVPLNEALKNRFIVIDIPYLQGEDLKQLIKSESRLNDDRLINHFVTLSSDLIKAVSQGQLAEDAASIRALLDACDLSSHIAPRRAIQRAITDKLEESRERQLVENIAQTLFS from the coding sequence ATGTCCATAAAAGAACAATTACCAGAAACCATCCAAACATTATTAAAAGATTATCATCAAACAAAGAGCGATGCCTATCATGAATTGATTCGGGAAGAGGGCTACGTTCCTCCCAAGGAAAATATGCTGACTGATGCTATTATCGCGCTTTCTATGGGTAAAAATATATTGTTGAAAGGTCCTACCGGTTCTGGTAAGACACGGTTTGCTGATACACTGAGTCACCTATTCAATCAGCCGATGTTCAGCATCAATGCTTCAGTGGACCTTGATGCTGAGAGCCTACTCGGTTTTAAAACACTTGCCTATGAAGGGGATAAGCAAGTAATTGAATTTGTTCCGGGTCCGGTGACCAACGCCATGAAACACGGAACTTTCCTCTATATTGATGAGGTCAACATGGCGAGACCTGAAACCTTGCCGCTGATTAACGGGGTTCTGGATTATCGCCGTACAATCACCAACCCCTTCACACAAGAGATTATTACTGCTGAAAATGGATTCGGGGTCATTGCTGCGATTAACGAAGGCTATGTAGGGACCGTCCCACTGAACGAGGCACTCAAAAATCGCTTTATTGTCATTGACATTCCATATTTACAAGGAGAAGACTTAAAGCAGTTAATTAAGAGTGAAAGCCGTCTGAATGATGACCGGCTGATCAACCACTTTGTGACACTGTCCAGTGATTTGATCAAAGCCGTATCACAAGGCCAGCTCGCCGAAGATGCAGCCTCAATCCGAGCGTTATTAGATGCGTGCGATCTCTCGTCCCATATTGCACCACGACGGGCTATCCAAAGAGCTATTACGGATAAATTGGAAGAGTCTCGTGAACGGCAGCTTGTTGAAAATATCGCCCAAACGCTGTTCAGTTAG
- a CDS encoding vWA domain-containing protein, whose product MYRFHDKKIDTALFMQLQDLVRVLIGRPQISFEYAYGSTFSVTEGKITASTHWEKTREDYKQAGLKTDVYLRAIGTMQASEVDSVMSMMFKAEDMRLRKFVEQLFAILEDIRLEETIKHQRPGTKKLFDTRRTYYRSYFTQQLKVNAERGYRLDELFALIYLFIQADGPDPDFPEANEEQTNLLRQLTPLLERLFEAKQTNDVNEIVLNIVEAVEGSSPGYNDLMNEYFAFPITHTDSNEDRASDDIRRTDPLDNDDEDDPDPEDSDVFDETMPTWHKENENADHKQTFLQFELEKGTKTSLIGEGARETEEGDQALASIQGSSGESDTNDYSDKTPMPEKSGDYKEGSHGAAFGKDNRFAVAIEQKATSPTDEDINAYERFSESIIPYENRLTRTIDNMLEHKQTAPRTNLVAGRLSKKLISIATDEFPRLFYKKNEDDKEIDAVFSLLVDCSASMINKMDETKKGVILFHRVLKRLKIPHEIIGFWEEASDVRDNYQPNYFHIVHAFSDSLYKDKGAAIMQLEAQEDNRDGFSIRVARERMLTRPEKNRFLLVFSDGEPAAAYYEDNGIVDTHLAVSETRKQQIDVIGLFLAEGEITEQADALMKNIYDKERIIVPSVEELPDHFTPLLKKLLLKAI is encoded by the coding sequence ATGTACCGTTTTCATGATAAAAAGATTGATACCGCGTTGTTTATGCAACTGCAGGATCTTGTCCGTGTCTTAATTGGACGGCCTCAGATCTCATTCGAATATGCATATGGCTCGACGTTTTCTGTTACTGAGGGGAAAATAACGGCAAGTACACATTGGGAAAAAACCCGGGAAGATTATAAGCAGGCTGGCTTGAAAACAGATGTTTATCTCAGAGCGATTGGGACTATGCAGGCGTCTGAAGTGGATAGTGTCATGTCTATGATGTTTAAAGCAGAAGACATGCGCCTCCGCAAGTTTGTCGAGCAGTTATTTGCGATACTCGAAGACATCCGCCTTGAAGAAACGATCAAGCATCAGCGCCCGGGAACAAAGAAGCTGTTTGATACACGACGCACATATTACCGGTCTTATTTTACCCAGCAGCTTAAAGTGAATGCTGAGCGCGGGTATCGTCTGGATGAACTGTTTGCATTGATCTATTTATTTATCCAGGCAGATGGACCTGACCCGGACTTTCCAGAGGCCAATGAGGAGCAGACAAACCTGCTGCGGCAGCTCACACCTCTTCTTGAACGCTTATTCGAGGCGAAACAGACAAACGATGTTAATGAAATCGTTCTGAACATCGTTGAGGCAGTCGAGGGAAGTTCTCCAGGATACAACGATTTAATGAACGAATATTTTGCGTTCCCTATCACGCATACAGATTCGAACGAAGACCGAGCATCCGATGACATCAGAAGGACAGACCCGCTCGATAATGATGATGAAGATGACCCAGATCCAGAGGACAGCGACGTTTTTGACGAAACAATGCCAACATGGCATAAAGAAAATGAAAACGCCGACCACAAGCAGACTTTTCTCCAGTTTGAACTCGAAAAGGGCACGAAGACGTCTCTAATCGGAGAAGGAGCCAGAGAAACTGAGGAAGGCGACCAGGCCCTCGCTTCAATTCAAGGGTCATCAGGGGAATCAGACACAAATGACTATTCCGATAAAACTCCGATGCCGGAGAAAAGCGGGGACTATAAAGAAGGCTCTCACGGGGCAGCTTTTGGCAAAGACAATCGGTTCGCTGTAGCCATTGAACAGAAAGCCACTTCTCCGACAGATGAAGACATTAACGCTTACGAACGGTTTTCAGAAAGCATTATCCCCTATGAGAACAGGCTGACGAGAACGATCGACAATATGCTTGAACACAAGCAAACAGCGCCAAGGACCAATTTAGTTGCCGGACGTCTATCGAAAAAACTGATCAGTATCGCGACAGATGAGTTCCCTCGCTTGTTTTACAAAAAGAATGAGGACGATAAAGAAATTGACGCTGTCTTTTCATTGTTAGTGGATTGTTCCGCTTCAATGATCAACAAAATGGACGAAACAAAAAAAGGTGTCATTTTATTTCACAGGGTTTTAAAACGATTGAAAATCCCTCATGAAATCATCGGTTTCTGGGAAGAAGCATCAGATGTCCGAGACAACTATCAGCCGAATTACTTTCATATCGTTCATGCGTTCAGTGACTCTTTATACAAGGATAAAGGCGCAGCAATTATGCAACTGGAAGCTCAAGAAGACAACCGTGATGGATTCAGTATTCGTGTGGCACGGGAAAGGATGTTGACAAGACCTGAGAAAAACCGGTTCCTGCTCGTCTTTTCTGACGGTGAACCCGCTGCTGCCTACTACGAAGACAATGGCATTGTGGATACGCATCTGGCCGTTTCAGAAACCCGAAAACAACAAATTGATGTGATCGGACTCTTTCTTGCTGAAGGTGAAATCACAGAACAAGCGGATGCTCTCATGAAAAATATATATGATAAAGAACGCATCATTGTACCGTCCGTTGAAGAATTGCCTGATCATTTCACGCCTTTATTGAAAAAACTGCTGCTAAAAGCGATTTGA
- a CDS encoding CynX/NimT family MFS transporter encodes MRLIEWSKQTPKRRILLITAIIIIGFNLRPAITSVGPVLGLIRDDIGLSNWSAGLITSLPLLAFAITSPIAAKLGARLGNMSAVLIGLGFLLGGIITRSIPFTFTLFAGTFVVGVGIAIMNVLLPAVVKEKFPYKVGGMTSVYTTSMAVMAATASGLSIPLAKGSGFGWELSLGTWAILAVAGFMIWYKVVQVAKTLPQDELKLKGVHTGKRMWGSSLAWQVTLFMGLQSFVYYTIVSWFPEMLQDFGFSASTAGWMLSYVQFVSIPSTFLAPILAERYSHQKGIVLVFSGCTTVGFLGLLAGGPAPLIFLWITLVGIGAGATISLSLTLLSLRAATTAQAAQLSGMAQSVGYVLAAFGPMVIGLLYDITHTWQAPILTIVAVGIIMSLAGYGAGRDKYVLEEEAAEKA; translated from the coding sequence ATGAGGCTGATTGAATGGAGTAAACAAACACCGAAAAGACGCATTTTGCTTATAACAGCTATTATTATTATCGGATTTAACCTGCGTCCTGCAATCACGTCGGTGGGTCCTGTACTCGGATTGATTCGCGATGACATCGGTCTATCCAACTGGAGTGCAGGATTGATTACGAGTCTCCCGCTTCTGGCATTTGCTATAACGTCGCCGATCGCGGCTAAGCTCGGGGCCCGCTTGGGTAACATGTCGGCGGTTCTGATCGGTCTTGGTTTTTTATTGGGGGGCATTATCACCCGTTCGATCCCGTTCACATTTACACTGTTTGCAGGGACATTTGTTGTCGGTGTCGGAATCGCAATTATGAACGTACTGCTGCCTGCAGTTGTTAAAGAAAAGTTCCCGTATAAAGTGGGTGGGATGACGAGTGTGTATACAACCTCAATGGCCGTAATGGCGGCTACTGCATCTGGTTTGTCAATTCCCCTTGCTAAAGGGTCAGGATTTGGCTGGGAGTTATCCCTCGGCACATGGGCTATTCTGGCTGTGGCTGGTTTTATGATTTGGTATAAAGTCGTTCAAGTGGCGAAAACACTACCGCAAGATGAATTGAAGCTCAAAGGTGTTCACACAGGTAAACGGATGTGGGGATCCTCTCTGGCCTGGCAGGTCACATTATTTATGGGTTTGCAATCATTTGTGTATTATACGATCGTGTCATGGTTCCCTGAGATGCTTCAGGACTTTGGATTTTCAGCATCGACAGCGGGCTGGATGCTGTCTTATGTTCAATTTGTCAGCATACCTTCCACGTTTTTGGCGCCGATTCTTGCAGAACGCTACAGCCATCAAAAAGGAATTGTTCTTGTGTTCAGCGGTTGTACCACTGTTGGATTTTTAGGGCTACTCGCTGGTGGTCCCGCACCGCTTATATTTTTGTGGATTACGCTAGTTGGTATTGGTGCTGGTGCTACGATCAGTTTATCTCTGACATTGTTAAGTTTGCGGGCGGCTACTACAGCGCAGGCTGCACAGCTTTCCGGAATGGCTCAGTCTGTCGGATACGTGTTGGCCGCATTTGGTCCGATGGTCATTGGGCTTTTGTATGACATCACCCATACATGGCAAGCACCGATTCTGACAATAGTCGCAGTTGGAATTATCATGAGTCTGGCCGGCTATGGTGCTGGAAGAGATAAATACGTATTGGAGGAAGAAGCTGCCGAGAAGGCATAA
- a CDS encoding ABC transporter ATP-binding protein, which yields MFKFKNVRVNNILNIPELRIDAGVTAIIGKSGSGKSTLLRLLNQLDDPTEGEIYWKDQLLSTYEPTELRKQVVMIPQSPIIFDGTVRDNLAIAFSYREENTPDDEALQNALDALLLDKKLTEDANDLSGGEKQRLGIARALLLTSVEVLLLDEPASSLDEDTTQHVIKKLINSAKKHQQQIIMVSHDKQLANSAADELIHLEDYLPASEVNNRG from the coding sequence ATGTTTAAATTCAAAAATGTTAGGGTTAACAACATCTTAAATATTCCTGAATTGAGGATTGATGCTGGTGTAACGGCCATCATTGGCAAAAGCGGCAGCGGCAAGTCTACACTGCTCAGGTTACTGAATCAGCTCGACGATCCAACAGAAGGAGAAATATACTGGAAAGATCAATTACTTTCTACATATGAGCCAACAGAATTACGCAAACAAGTCGTCATGATCCCGCAATCCCCCATTATATTCGACGGTACTGTTCGTGATAATCTAGCGATCGCTTTCTCTTATCGGGAAGAAAACACACCGGACGATGAAGCTCTTCAAAACGCGCTTGACGCCCTGCTTCTCGATAAAAAGCTGACAGAAGACGCAAATGATCTTTCTGGGGGAGAAAAACAACGACTCGGTATTGCACGTGCATTACTGTTAACATCAGTCGAAGTCCTGTTACTCGATGAGCCGGCATCTTCCCTAGACGAGGACACGACACAACACGTCATTAAGAAGTTGATAAACTCAGCGAAAAAACATCAGCAGCAAATCATTATGGTGTCCCATGATAAACAACTGGCAAATTCAGCAGCTGACGAATTGATCCATCTTGAGGACTATCTTCCGGCAAGTGAGGTGAACAACCGTGGATGA
- a CDS encoding ABC transporter permease: MDESLDLAIWQVAAAYVFILIVLAIFRIKKIPREKLIVISVLRMTFQLILVGYILVYIFDNPHPALTLGIIFFMLGFAIFNVYQRAKASLNFPLKKMIAAGMILGVTISLAYMMLVVLNLDPWYNVRIFIPIGGMIIGKTMTGVALAVNYLITGMKEQREKVEGALMLGATPKQASKPIMNEAFDSAMLPTINAMVGMGIVFLPGMMTGQIIAGQEPLTAVKYQIAVMLGVSGTVSITVLIFLHLAYKTFFNEHKQFILNKREVASDEIPIKNKTN; the protein is encoded by the coding sequence GTGGATGAATCGCTTGATCTCGCCATCTGGCAGGTAGCCGCGGCATATGTCTTTATTTTGATCGTTCTAGCCATCTTTCGCATTAAAAAAATCCCCAGAGAAAAATTGATCGTCATTTCGGTTCTCCGCATGACCTTTCAACTGATTCTTGTAGGATACATACTTGTCTATATTTTCGACAATCCTCATCCCGCTCTCACACTGGGAATTATATTTTTCATGCTTGGTTTTGCGATTTTTAACGTTTATCAGCGGGCCAAAGCAAGCTTGAATTTCCCTTTAAAAAAGATGATAGCGGCAGGAATGATCCTTGGTGTGACGATCAGCTTGGCTTATATGATGCTCGTTGTTTTGAATCTTGATCCTTGGTATAACGTGCGCATCTTTATACCGATTGGGGGAATGATCATCGGAAAAACGATGACAGGTGTTGCGCTTGCCGTTAACTATCTGATCACAGGCATGAAAGAACAACGGGAGAAGGTAGAAGGTGCCCTGATGCTTGGAGCAACACCCAAACAAGCGTCAAAACCGATTATGAATGAAGCATTCGACTCTGCTATGCTCCCGACCATCAATGCTATGGTTGGGATGGGCATTGTATTTCTGCCCGGCATGATGACCGGACAGATCATCGCAGGTCAGGAACCTCTCACAGCAGTCAAATATCAGATCGCTGTTATGCTGGGAGTCTCCGGAACAGTCTCTATCACAGTCCTGATTTTTCTGCACCTGGCCTATAAGACTTTCTTCAATGAACACAAGCAGTTCATCCTAAACAAACGTGAAGTTGCCTCTGATGAAATACCGATAAAAAACAAAACGAATTAA
- a CDS encoding hemerythrin domain-containing protein, translated as MSGPGLKHVDSHSAIHEAALNEAIELNELLEKLMDNNELEKAHEAAYVVVEHWETRTLQHAQSEEEGLYKELVEEDPELKDQITMLTRDHDILRMLVTEIKDMLDEDGFSDAVLQRFQSLVIVDKIHNREEERLLPHH; from the coding sequence ATGTCAGGTCCAGGATTAAAACATGTTGACAGTCATTCCGCTATACATGAAGCAGCGCTCAATGAAGCGATTGAGCTAAACGAGCTTCTGGAAAAGCTTATGGATAATAACGAACTTGAAAAAGCCCATGAGGCAGCATATGTTGTTGTCGAACATTGGGAAACCCGGACACTTCAGCATGCTCAGTCTGAAGAAGAAGGATTGTATAAGGAATTGGTTGAGGAAGATCCGGAATTAAAGGATCAGATCACCATGCTGACGCGTGATCACGATATTTTACGCATGCTCGTTACTGAAATTAAGGACATGCTTGACGAAGACGGGTTCAGTGATGCCGTACTGCAGCGTTTCCAGTCACTCGTTATCGTGGACAAGATTCATAACCGCGAGGAAGAGCGTCTTCTTCCCCATCATTAA